From a region of the Nitrospira sp. genome:
- the aroB gene encoding 3-dehydroquinate synthase, whose product MTPIFTVPVALAERSYEITIRAGLLERLGRELKQSAIKGKVAVVTDRQVARHYLRDVSQSIKRYGLQPVPIILAPGERSKTLKTVESVLDILARHRFERSSLLLALGGGVVGDIAGFAASIYQRGMPYIQVPTTLVAQVDSSVGGKTGVDHRLGKNLIGSFYQPRAVWIDPVVLRTLPRREWVAGLAEVIKYGIIADDTFFRYLQRHMPDLLKQASGVVATVIKRSCEIKAEVVSSDERESDRRRILNYGHTIGHALEALGGYQSMVHGEAVGTGLVQEADLACFQGLCSHEVVEGIRRIVKEAGLSDRMPKWTPAKVWKAMLHDKKVSGGLVIGVWPSRIGAVRIAPLEKRVFDQWWAESQPA is encoded by the coding sequence ATGACTCCGATCTTCACCGTTCCTGTCGCTCTTGCTGAACGAAGTTACGAAATTACCATTCGTGCGGGGTTACTGGAGAGACTTGGGCGAGAGTTGAAGCAGTCGGCGATTAAGGGGAAAGTTGCAGTTGTAACCGATCGTCAAGTGGCGCGGCATTACCTGAGAGACGTGTCTCAATCGATCAAAAGATACGGACTCCAGCCGGTACCGATCATCCTAGCTCCAGGTGAACGTTCAAAAACGTTGAAGACCGTGGAGTCCGTCCTCGATATCTTGGCACGTCATCGATTTGAACGCTCCTCCTTGCTGTTGGCGCTGGGAGGAGGAGTCGTTGGGGACATCGCGGGATTTGCGGCTTCAATTTACCAACGGGGTATGCCCTATATTCAAGTCCCCACGACGCTTGTCGCCCAGGTCGATTCTAGTGTTGGAGGAAAGACAGGAGTCGATCATCGACTGGGCAAGAACCTGATTGGGTCATTTTATCAACCACGTGCGGTGTGGATCGATCCAGTGGTTCTGCGGACGTTGCCAAGGCGTGAATGGGTCGCCGGTCTGGCTGAAGTGATCAAATACGGTATCATTGCAGATGATACATTCTTTCGCTATCTACAGCGGCACATGCCGGATCTTTTGAAACAAGCATCCGGCGTCGTTGCAACGGTAATAAAACGATCGTGCGAGATCAAGGCCGAGGTTGTTTCATCCGATGAACGAGAGTCCGATCGGAGACGAATCCTCAACTATGGCCATACCATTGGACATGCGCTTGAAGCGTTGGGCGGCTATCAGTCGATGGTCCATGGAGAAGCGGTGGGAACTGGGCTGGTCCAAGAGGCTGACCTTGCCTGCTTCCAAGGGCTATGTAGTCACGAAGTCGTTGAAGGGATTCGACGAATCGTGAAGGAGGCGGGGCTCAGCGACCGAATGCCGAAGTGGACACCCGCCAAGGTATGGAAGGCAATGCTGCATGATAAAAAGGTCTCGGGGGGGCTGGTCATTGGAGTGTGGCCTTCGCGTATTGGAGCGGTCCGAATAGCCCCGTTAGAGAAGCGTGTGTTTGATCAATGGTGGGCTGAATCGCAGCCAGCATGA